In Bradyrhizobium sp. 195, the sequence CGACACCGATGCCGCTCGCGATCAACGGCACCAGGATCTTGATGAAGAAGCGCGGGAAGGAATAGCCGTCGAGGAAGGCGGTCTCGTCGATCTCGCGCGGAACGCCGGAGACGAAGCCTTCGAGGATCCACACCGCCAGCGGCACGTTGAAGATGCAATGCGCGAGCGCGACTGCCCAGGGCGTATCGAACAGGCCGATCGCCGAATAGAGGTTGAAGAACGGCAGCGCATAGACCGCGGCCGGCGCCATGCGGTTCGACAGCAGCCAGAAGAACAGATGCTTGTCGCCGAGGAAGCGGTAGCGCGAGAAAGCATAGGCCGCCGGCAGCGCCACCGAGATCGAGATGATGGTGTTGAGGACGACGTATTCCAGCGAGTTGATGTAGCCGGAATACCAGCTCTCGTCGGTGAAGATGCGCTTGTAGTGCTGCAGCGTCGGCGTGTGCGGCCACAGCGTCATCGTCGAGACGATTTCGGCATTGGTCTTGAAGCTCATGTTGACGAGCCAGTAGATCGGCAGCAGCAGGAAGATCAGGAACAGCCCCATGATGAGGCGGCGGCCGGGGATCGAGTGCATCAGGCCACTCCTTCCTTTGGCTTGAGTGCCGGCACCGGCTTGCGCGCGGCCGATGGCTTGGGCTCCGCCGCCGGCTCGCTCTCCGCCTGGACTTTGCGCTCGGCGCCCGCATTGGTCATGACGGTGTAGAAGATCCAGCAGACGGTCAGGATGATCAA encodes:
- a CDS encoding carbohydrate ABC transporter permease; protein product: MHSIPGRRLIMGLFLIFLLLPIYWLVNMSFKTNAEIVSTMTLWPHTPTLQHYKRIFTDESWYSGYINSLEYVVLNTIISISVALPAAYAFSRYRFLGDKHLFFWLLSNRMAPAAVYALPFFNLYSAIGLFDTPWAVALAHCIFNVPLAVWILEGFVSGVPREIDETAFLDGYSFPRFFIKILVPLIASGIGVAAFFCFMFSWVELLLARTLTSVSAKPIAAIMTRTVSASGMDWGLLAAAGVLTIIPGALVIWFVRNYIASGFALGRV